The genomic interval ACGGCGAGGAAAAGCGGCGAGGATGAGCCAAACACGGCGGCCACGCCAGCCGGCAAAAAATGGGTGCCCCAGATCGCGAGCGCCTGGCTCGCCACCAGCATGGTGACGCCGATCAGCGCCGCGCCGCCCAGTTCGCGGAGCGACGCGGGCGCGCGCCGCCAGCGTGCCAGCGCGACGGGCAACAGGATCAGCGCCGCGAGCGAGAAGCGCAGCGTGGCCACCATCAGCGGATGAAATGCGTTTCCCGCGACCTTGAAGGCGAGAAAATTGGCGCCGTTGTAGAACCATTGATAACCGACGGCCAACGCTATCCACCCGCGATGCGTGCTCCAGCCCGATGTTGCTGGGTTCGTTGCGATCATGCTAGCCCTCCCTTGCCGCGACTGGCGTGCTGATTCAAGCTCAGGTTCCAGCTTAAGGAAGGAATGGCTATGCCGATAATGCTCAACGGCCATAGGTGTTATTCGCATTGCGTATAACAAGGAACCTCGATTTTTCCGTGCGCCCTATAATCGTTTCGCGGATAACAAATACCGAAGTTAGCCAATCGGGGACTAACGGAGGCGGTCGTGGACTCCCGGCTGATCGAATACTTTTTGCGTGTGGCGGAACTCGGCAGCATCAACAAAGCGGCGGCCGACTTGCGGCTCTCTCAACCGGCGTTGTCGCGCCACATCGCGCTGCTCGAACATCAGCTGCGCGCGAGGCTGTTCACGCGCACCCAGGGCGGTGTGGTGCTAACCGAGTCCGGTACCTTGCTGCTCGAACGTGCGCGACCGCTGCTGCGGCAGTTGACGCATCTTGTCGATCAGGTCGGCGATCGCGCGGCCGGTCAACTCTCGATCGGCGTGGCGCCGTCCTGGCGGCATCTCTTCACGACGAAATACATTCCGCGGCTGGTGGCCGAATATCCGGGCGTGCGGCTTCGTGTTCACGAAGGCGTGAGTCACGAGTTGCGTGAGGTCATGCATGCCGGCATGCTCGATCTGGCGATCGTGCCGTTCGAAGGGGCGCCGCCGCAAGGCTATGTGCATACGCCGCTGGTTCGCGAGCCGCTCATTCTCGTCGCGGCCAAAAACGCCGGCTTGCGACCCGACAAACCCGTGCCGCTATCGCGCCTCGCCCATCGCAAACTCGCGTTGGCTTCGCGGCAGAACGTGATTCGTTCGACCATCGAGAATGCCATGGCTCGCCGCCATCTCGACTTCAATATCGTGTTCGAACTCGACGCGATGCATCTTTCGATCGACCTCGCGCGCGAGGGCGTCGCCGACACGGTAACACCGTGTTGCGCGGTGAGCGGCAACGCGCATTGGGACGATGCGATCTCGTGGAGTCCGATTCGTGGCGCGTACATGACGTGGGCGCTTTGCGAGAATACGGCGCGCTCGCACTCGCAGGCGGTACGCGAAGGGCAGCGCGTCGTGCTCGACATGGTCGACGAGATCATCGGCAGCAAGCGCTGGCTCGGCGCCGAACGCCTGAAGAACCGTAGCCGCCACGATCCACCGCAATGATCAGAGATCGCCGCGCACTTCGCCAGTGCCCAGTGCGGTGCGCTGCCGGTTGACCTCGGCCCAGAGCGCGTCGCTGTCGTCGTTGCGCAGGAGAACGATGCAGTCGAGCTGATCGTCGGTGACGTCGAAATAAGCGCACATCTCCTGCCGTGCGGCTGCGATGAATTGCGCGTATTCCGCGGTGGTCTGGGCTTGCGCGTGCAAGGCGTCGTAGACGGCGTCGTCCTCGCCGCCGCCATGTTCGTCGATGTAACGGGTAATCCACTGATCCCGTTCGCGGTCGTAATCGGCTTCGGCGCGCATGGCCTGCACAGCCGTACGGAAGTCCAGTTGGGCAAACGCGGCGATCGCCGCCGTGGTTGCCTCGTCGAATGTCGTCATGCCGTTTCTCGTGATAGTCGTGGCGGTGCGGAGCGGAACGCGCGCCATGATCCTGGGTGAAAGGCGTCATCATAAAAGCTTATTCCGCATCGAAGAGAAAAGCTTCGCGCGCAGAGCCGCCGCAGCGCGCGAGAATCTCTCCGTAAGTCCGCCGCAAGCCGCCCGCAACATCAAACTCACCGACTCTCGCAACGCAGCATCCTCGACGCATAAACGCGCGATTTGCTCTATCGTCATGCTGGATCGATCGCCTGCTGCCTGCATGACACGCGCGTGACACGTGCGGCATTCTCTCGCAGCCGCATCGGCACATTCCGCGCGTGATGCGCCACCCGCGCATGGCACGCCAGCTTCGCTCAAGCACCGCTCACGAGGAGCCCCGCATGGCTGAGGTCTCGAATCAGACGCCGCTGTCCGACGACATGCTGCGCGACATGAACCGCTACTGGCACGCCGCGAATTACCTGGCAGCCGGCATGATTTATCTGCGCGACAACCCGCTGTTGCGCGAGCCGCTCAAGCCCGAGCACATCAAGAATCGCCTGCTCGGTCACTGGGGTTCGTCGCCGGGGCAAAGCTTTGTGCTCACGCACCTGAATCGCGCAATCAAGGCGCGCGATCTCAACATGATCTACATCTCGGGCCCCGGTCACGGCGCGCCCGCCTCGCTCGCGCATGCCTATCTCGACGGCCACTACAGCGAGATCTATCCCGATTGCGCGGAAAGCGAAGGCGGCATGCGCCGTTTCTTCGGGCGCTTCTCGTTTCCGGGCGGCGTGGGGTCGCACTGCACGCCGGAAACGCCGGGCTCGATTCACGAAGGCGGCGAACTCGGCTACAGCCTCTCGCATGCGTTCGGCGCGGCCTTCGACAATCCCGATCTCGTGGTCGCGCTCACCATCGGCGACGGCGAGGCAGAAACGGGGCCGCTCGCCACGTCGTGGCATTCGAACA from Paraburkholderia acidisoli carries:
- a CDS encoding LysR family transcriptional regulator, with protein sequence MDSRLIEYFLRVAELGSINKAAADLRLSQPALSRHIALLEHQLRARLFTRTQGGVVLTESGTLLLERARPLLRQLTHLVDQVGDRAAGQLSIGVAPSWRHLFTTKYIPRLVAEYPGVRLRVHEGVSHELREVMHAGMLDLAIVPFEGAPPQGYVHTPLVREPLILVAAKNAGLRPDKPVPLSRLAHRKLALASRQNVIRSTIENAMARRHLDFNIVFELDAMHLSIDLAREGVADTVTPCCAVSGNAHWDDAISWSPIRGAYMTWALCENTARSHSQAVREGQRVVLDMVDEIIGSKRWLGAERLKNRSRHDPPQ
- a CDS encoding ATP-dependent protease; this translates as MTTFDEATTAAIAAFAQLDFRTAVQAMRAEADYDRERDQWITRYIDEHGGGEDDAVYDALHAQAQTTAEYAQFIAAARQEMCAYFDVTDDQLDCIVLLRNDDSDALWAEVNRQRTALGTGEVRGDL